A single window of Synechococcus sp. C9 DNA harbors:
- the murF gene encoding UDP-N-acetylmuramoyl-tripeptide--D-alanyl-D-alanine ligase encodes MLRLEQLIAILGATPSQPLTGVVAGITTDSRQVQAGEVFVALPGERWDGHEFIPQALAQGAVAAIVHKQELFSPEMPLLLVPDTLTAYQTLATWWRRRFTIPVIAVTGSAGKTTTKELIAAVLSTQGRVLKTAANENNDIGVPKTLLQLSRAYNYVVLEMGMRGRGEIARLAQIAQPNVGVITTVGTAHIGRLGSREAIAQAKCELFAHLDPQGTAIYWRENELLHHTARAVWEGATCTYGWHQGHMQAQVTESELIVGDWRAPLPLPGAHNALNFLAALVVAQTLGVPWPTQPLSLDVPAGRSRWWQTAPDILLLDETYNASPEAVCATLHTLKQTPGQRHIAVLGAMRELGEHSVSLHAQVGRLISELHYDYLILLDDPEIYPLATAAKPVPTEILPDREAMIHHLQTYLQPGDRVLVKASHSLGLERVVQSLTQGQQG; translated from the coding sequence TTGTTGCGGCTGGAGCAATTGATTGCCATCCTGGGGGCGACCCCTAGCCAACCGCTGACGGGTGTGGTTGCGGGGATCACCACCGATAGCCGACAGGTACAGGCGGGGGAAGTCTTTGTCGCCTTGCCAGGGGAACGGTGGGATGGCCATGAATTTATCCCCCAGGCGTTGGCTCAAGGGGCGGTGGCGGCCATTGTCCACAAGCAAGAGCTTTTTTCCCCGGAGATGCCGCTGTTGCTCGTTCCCGATACGCTCACGGCTTACCAAACCCTGGCAACCTGGTGGCGTCGGCGATTTACCATCCCCGTCATTGCCGTCACTGGCTCGGCGGGGAAAACCACCACTAAGGAATTGATTGCTGCGGTGCTGTCCACCCAGGGGCGGGTGCTGAAAACCGCCGCCAACGAAAACAACGACATCGGGGTGCCGAAAACCCTGTTGCAACTGAGCCGGGCATACAACTATGTGGTGCTGGAAATGGGGATGCGGGGACGGGGGGAAATTGCCCGCCTGGCGCAAATCGCCCAGCCCAATGTGGGGGTGATTACCACCGTCGGCACAGCGCACATTGGTCGCTTGGGTTCCCGGGAAGCGATTGCCCAGGCGAAATGTGAACTCTTTGCCCATCTCGACCCCCAGGGCACAGCCATTTACTGGCGGGAGAATGAGTTATTACATCATACAGCAAGGGCGGTTTGGGAGGGGGCGACCTGCACCTATGGGTGGCACCAGGGGCATATGCAGGCACAGGTCACAGAGTCTGAGTTAATCGTGGGGGATTGGCGTGCCCCGTTGCCCCTGCCTGGCGCCCACAATGCCCTGAATTTTTTGGCAGCCCTGGTCGTCGCCCAAACCCTGGGTGTGCCCTGGCCGACCCAACCCCTGTCCCTGGATGTACCGGCGGGGCGGAGTCGCTGGTGGCAAACTGCCCCGGATATTCTCCTGCTCGACGAAACCTACAACGCCAGCCCGGAAGCCGTTTGCGCCACCTTGCACACCCTGAAACAAACCCCCGGACAACGCCACATCGCCGTATTGGGTGCCATGCGGGAATTGGGGGAACATTCCGTCTCGCTCCATGCTCAGGTCGGACGGTTAATTAGCGAATTACATTATGATTATTTAATACTACTCGATGACCCGGAAATCTACCCCCTGGCGACGGCGGCTAAGCCAGTGCCCACCGAGATTTTGCCCGACCGGGAGGCAATGATTCACCATTTACAAACCTACCTGCAACCGGGGGATCGGGTGTTGGTCAAAGCCTCCCATTCCCTGGGGTTAGAGCGGGTGGTGCAGTCCCTCACCCAAGGCCAGCAGGGATGA
- a CDS encoding DUF2949 domain-containing protein, with protein MLLGRDPRLIRFLQEELAVSAASIEMAMRREDSGQGPLPMVLWRYGLISLDQLDQVFAWLDTVDAVN; from the coding sequence ATGTTGTTGGGGCGAGATCCACGGTTAATCCGGTTTTTACAAGAGGAATTGGCGGTATCGGCGGCTTCGATTGAGATGGCGATGCGGCGGGAGGATTCGGGGCAGGGGCCACTGCCGATGGTGCTATGGCGTTATGGGTTGATTAGTTTAGACCAATTGGATCAGGTGTTTGCTTGGTTGGATACCGTAGATGCGGTGAATTAG
- a CDS encoding lysophospholipid acyltransferase family protein has protein sequence MTKPAPDAPHLSPWLTGAAYYLGKYLIFPLYFGKITITGQEQIPSAGSLLVTPTHRSRWDAVLVPHSVGWLVSGRHLYFMVAAEEVRGFQGWWIRRLGGFPVQREQPGREALTQAITLLSRGDSLVMFPEGKISREGTLLPLKPGPVHLALQAVQHNPELVLHILPVYLKYSHPYQPWRTQVVIQIGAPLRVLPPMNQSLRQATLALTERLRSSLLALGEGLHHPL, from the coding sequence ATGACTAAACCCGCACCCGATGCCCCGCATTTATCCCCTTGGCTGACGGGAGCCGCCTATTACTTGGGTAAATATCTTATATTTCCTTTGTACTTTGGGAAAATCACGATTACCGGGCAGGAGCAGATTCCCTCGGCAGGGTCCTTATTGGTCACGCCCACCCATCGTTCTCGCTGGGATGCGGTGTTGGTGCCCCACAGCGTGGGCTGGCTGGTGTCCGGGCGGCATCTCTATTTCATGGTGGCGGCGGAGGAGGTGCGGGGGTTCCAGGGCTGGTGGATTCGGCGGTTGGGGGGATTTCCGGTGCAACGGGAGCAACCGGGACGGGAGGCGTTGACCCAGGCGATCACCCTGCTCAGCCGGGGGGATAGTTTGGTGATGTTCCCGGAGGGCAAAATTTCCCGGGAGGGGACGCTCTTACCTCTGAAACCGGGGCCGGTGCATCTGGCGTTGCAGGCGGTGCAACACAACCCGGAATTAGTTTTACATATTTTGCCTGTATATCTAAAGTACAGCCATCCCTACCAACCCTGGCGTACCCAGGTGGTGATCCAAATTGGTGCCCCTTTGCGGGTATTGCCCCCCATGAACCAATCCCTGCGCCAGGCGACTTTGGCGTTAACTGAACGGCTCCGGTCATCCCTGCTGGCCTTGGGTGAGGGACTGCACCACCCGCTCTAA